The Leptospiraceae bacterium genome includes the window GAGAGATAAATTCTGTGTTTGTAGAATTGACCGCATCATTTGTACCAAGCTCAACGATTAAAATATCCGGGTTTGGATCCATTACCCTACTAATATCATTAATCCATTCAACTTGAGTTCTACCAGATACAGAAAAATCTTTCACTGAATAACCTGAGCCTAATTTCATTGAAAGAGAAAATCCACCCGATCTTTGAGAAAGTGAATCTCCTGCAATGTTTACTTTACGGACTCCAAGTTTTACTAAAGACAAGGCTGTAGCCGAAAAATTATCATCTTTTGATTTATAGCATGAAAAAAATAAAAATAATGCAAAAAATAAAAAAAATGTATTTTTAGCATGCAAAATTAATCTGAATTTCATTGTCTATTTTCTGATATAGAGAAATGTTTCCAATTTTAGTTCTTTTTCATTTCCAGTATCTACTTGAATTACTTTTCTTTCAAAATGGTTGGGATTTTCGCTTAAATATTTTTTAATATTTGGATTAATTAAGTCTTCATTATAAAACAAAAATGCCTCCTGTTTCTTTATAGTGTCTAAATAATACTCTGGTGGCAAAGACAATTCTCCCGGAATAAACTCAAGATAAGTTTTTTCGGGAAATTTTTTCTTTAAATAAAAATACGGATCAGGGATAGACTGAATATAAATTTTGTTTTTATTGATTATTTCATTTTCAATCAATGAATAAAATTCATTCGTCTTCTTTGGTGTGTCTATGATTATAAAATTTTGGATAACTACCCAAACTAAAATAAAAATATTTAACCCTATAGATAAAAATACTATACCTTTCGGAATTATTTCCTTTTTACCAAAAAATAAACCGGTTAGTATTGCAACAGGAGGTATAATATACACTACATACCAAGATTCAGAGGATATATATAAAAACAGTAAAATGGAAAGTAACCAAAATACTGCAAATTGAAATAGACCGTTATTTTCTGATTTTAAATTTTTCCGATATAGGAACAACCCCAGCCCTAAAACAAAAAATAAAAACAATCGCACGAAAGGAAATCTAAAAGACGATACAATGATTTTTATTTTTGTTATTTGTGAAAAGGTTGAAAATAATTCAGATTTTCTTGAAAACTGCGCCCCAAATTGTAAAAGAAATAAATCGTAGTATGGAATTATATAACTTGCCCAAACAAGTAACGGTAAAAGAAAACCAACCAAAAGAAAAATTAAACTTTTTAATTGAAAAAAGTTTTTCTCATACAAAAAATATAAAGATACAACTCCATAAACTGCACCAAAAGGATGAGACAAGAAGGAAAAAGAAAAAAATACACCGGCAAGAATCATTCCTAAAAATGATTTTTCTGAAATATATTTTCCCAGAATATTCAATCCACCTAAAGCAAAAAATAAACACAATGATTCCATTCGCGAAGAATGAGTAGTTTTAATAAAAAGAAAATCTGTAAGAACAAGAACAAATATTAAGATTCTTTTTTTTTGTGAAATCTTCCACTGACCAAGAAATGTGTATAACAAAAAGGCAGACCCAAGAGCTGCTAAAGAACTTGCCATTCTTGCAATAAATATATCCGGAGAAAAAAAATGAAATACGCCAGAAAGATACAACATGTAAACCGGAGGCATCCAAAGCGTAACCTTCTCCATCCCCGGAATAAGACCACGTAGCACTTCTGTCTTTAGTATTCCTGTTAAATAAAATTCATGAGCAGGACTAAAAAACAATACCTCATCAGGCCATATAGAAGGTACAGTTACACCAAATAAATAGTTGAGTAATAAAAAACCTACAGATAATATAAATAAGAATAGAATGGCTATTTTGAGAGTGAAGCAACAGCTTCACCCTCAGTTTCGTAAACATCGAATAGGTCTAAAAGTTCCACCACATCAAATACCTTTTTTACCGGAGGTGTTATCGCACAAAGTTTCAGCTTACGCTTTTGCTTCTCTAATTCACGAACCATCCCTACAAAAATTCTGATCCCGGAAGATGAGATATAAGAAATTGACTCTAAATTGATAACGATGTCCCCCTCTCCAGACTGAACATCATTCGCCATTTGTGATTCGACTTCATCGGCTTGGGTTATATCCAACCTGCCGTTCAAACGAACCAGAGTGTGCTTTCCGATTTTTTTGGTTTTAATCTCCAATTAAATCTCCCATTTCATTTAAAAAGATATTTTCTATGGTAAAATTTTCAGTTTTTCTGTCAAGATATTTAAGCAGCATTCTCTAGTATCTTATCAATCGGAAAATCTACTTGCAAATAAAATTTTCGATTACTTCCAATTAACTTTTTAGTCGTCCTCAAATGAGAATGTCCCAATAATTGTGTTATACTTTTTTCTTCCCACCCACATTGCAATAAATGAATAGCTGTAGTTCTTCTAATTTTAGAAACACTCACCTCCATCCCTGTAAAATGGTACAATTTCTCAAATATTTTTTGAACTGTGCGAAGATGAATTTTTCCCTCCTTAGATCTACCTTTAAATAAAAGATCGTCCGGTGATTTGTGATTGGATTCTCTTTTCAATTCATTATACAAACACTTAGGAAGCGGTAAAGTTCTATGTCGCATTTTTTTGCTTGAATTGATTTTGATTATGTTATTCTCAAAATCAATATCTCTAACACGAATATTTACCAACTCACTCAACGTTAATCCATAAGCGAATAGAAGTTTTAACCAAATTCTATGCAAATAGTTATCTTTAACAACAGAGAAGATTCTAGTGATGTCACAAGGGGTGTAGAATTTTGTCTCTATTGATTTCTCTCTATTTTCCAATTTTGAAATTCTCTTTTCCATTTTTTTCTCCATTAACAACGCATATTTTTCTTCATTCTCTCCATAAGGTTGTTTTTTATGAATCAAATGACCTAACTGATTTTACTTTTTTTTAAAGTATGGATTTTAAATTGCAAGTAAAAGATAAGCAAAAATTAAATTTTTAAAAAAATTTTTCAATAATTTACATATAATATCATTTTATCGAATTTTTATGAAATGAATTTCGTATAACACCTCTCCCTAATGCTACATAGTTAGCCAAATTTTTTATTTTATTAAAAAAATTTTCTAATTTAATCATACGTTATGTCACTTGCTAAAGAATAAAAAGTTCTTCATTAAAGAAGAAAAATAGAAATCAGAAAACAAAATGCAAACGAAATCGAGTTTACTTATTTCAGAAAAATATATGGATGAGTTTAGTAAAGAAGAAAGATTGCTTCAATAGAAGATTGCCCGCATGAGTTGTTAGAGAGAGAATAAAGTTTTATTCATGGGGGCTTTCAAAAAAAATGAAACACTCGAAAATAAAGTATATATCGGAAGAAGAAAATTTGCAGAAGAAAAATTTTATTCCGGACAACGAGGATTGGATAGACTATACAAATATTCCCCATTATTCGGCAATAAAACTCACCGATTATGTCGTCTTAACTATGCCTTTTTTGACATTCACCGGCGGCATACATTTCTCTAAAAATTTTTTTAGGGCAAATCTTGCAACTTGCGATTTATCAGCTTGATACAATTTTAGATAACTTTCAAACTGTTCATTTAATTCGTTATCTACTTTAAAATAAATTGATTTTTCTTTCGTAATCGCCATTCCGAAACCTTCTTTTGGGAGATTTCGGGGGCTTCTCATGTCAACCGCAGGAATTGAAGTTGTCCGATTCATACCCACATTATGACCATGCATTTTTTTTGTTAAGCGAAAAAATGTAAAAAGTTGCACTTTTTTTATAGGCTTAAAAAAAAATTTCAGTGGAATGGGTGTTTAGTGGGTTAGCCTTCCAATATTCTAAAATCATCAGTTAAACGAAAAACTGAATCCGAATGATCAAAAAGGAAAGTGTCCAATCTACCTTCTCCTGTAACTGTAATTTTCTTTCTTTGTGAAGGTTTCAATCTTTGAATTTCAGGAACATAATCTATGGGAATAAGAATTTGCCTCCTATCCGACAACACAAATAAAATATGTGTTTTGCTGAAAGAAATCTTCTGTATTTCAAATCTTTCTGATTTTAATGGACTTAACTTTTTCATTATTCAATTTCCTTTCTATCATCTCTAAAAAAACTTTTTTATATTTTGAAATTACTTTCAAACATAAATTCATATCTCTTTCGGAAAGTTTGCCGAACATTTCAATTTTTGTTTCCGGCTCAAGCCATACCTTTGCAGATTGCTTGTAATCGTGAGCAATAGAAATATGAACATGCTTTGGTTCAACCCTATCCCCTGAAAAAAATAAAATTTAAAGTTTTTGTATTCTGCAAGCTTACCCATTTTTCATACCCATATTATCGACCTTTATTTTTTTTTGTCAAGGGTTTTTAAATGGTCTCTAAATCTATCTAAAATCAGAAAGCAACCTTCCCTAATATTTCTGTCTTTTGTATTGATTGCAACAAAAGCCAAATTTCCAATAGATGTTGTATTGAAATTTCCAAAATTGAAATCAAATGAAGTAATTTCGGAAAGGGTAATTTTTTCTACCTTTGACTGACATACCCTGTCTGCAAATTTCGCCATAAATACAAGCGGGTAGTCAATTATTACCAGAAAAAGTGATTCCAGATATTCTATTGAATAATTCAACCCTAAAGCAGATTCTACTAGTGAAGCTTCTTTTTTCATACTCGTTTTCTCAATTCTTTTTCAAGTGATTAATTTCACAATTTTTCAATAAAGACTATAATCCATGAGCTATATCGTTTTCTGGGAATTACACCTTTAGTGCAGATTTTACACTTTTCGTGCTAAAATGTGGGATCTCCAATTCGGAGGACAAATAGACTGAGGTCTGAGGACGGAAATAGTGGAGGTAGAATCTTTGCATATAGGTTTATCTTTTAGGTTGAGGTTTTGAGCTTTAGTAGAGTTTTTGAAATTTCTCATTTAGTGCAGATTTTATACTTTTCGTGCACAAATGTGGGATCTCCACTCTTTTCAGTAAAGTGCATGTTTTATACCAATTGTTCACCTTTCATGCAAAAATGTGGGAACTCCACTTTTTTGGGGGATTAAAAAAAGATTTCGCATTTAGTGTAATTTTAAGACTTTTTCTGTAAAAGCTAAAAAAATTTTTCTAAAATTGCAAAAATTTCATTCCTACCGCAATATTTTTTCCCTTATATCAGAAAGCAGAAAATTTTACTTTAAGGAGAAATTTATGAACCCACAAAAATTTACAGAAACACAATCGAGCTTGCTTGTTCCAGCAAAATATATGGACGAGTTCAATAGAAGAACAACGGGTTTTTCGAGACGAAAATATTTGCAAGCACTGTTGAATAGATACAGAAATGTGATTCTTGGGTGAACTTTCGAGAAGATTGATAGGGTGAAAAAGGCTTATCAAGAAGTCGGATAGAATTTGCAAAAGAAGAATTTTAAGCCGAATATCGATGGTTGTATAGACTAAACACCCATTTCGTGATCTTCCTCTGGAAAACAGGACACAGCTTTGCGACGAAATTTTCGTACATTAGCGAAGGCTTTTGATACCCGATCGCAGAATGTTTCCTACACCTATTGTAATATCTTTCCAAATAGTCAAACAATTTAATTTTCGCATCCTCAAAACTTGAACACCCTTCTTTCGGCACTGCCTCTAACTTCAAAGTATAGAAAAATGATTCCATAACAGAATTGTCCCAGCAGTTTCCTTTTCGACTCATACTTTGAATAAAATTGTAATCGGCAAGTAACTTCCGAAATTCATTACAAGCGTATTAGGCTCCACGATCAGAATGAAATAATACGTTAGTCGGTCTTCCTCTTTTTGACATCACTTTCTCAAATGTTGAAATTAGAAATTTTGCATGATTCGTGCGATTCTCTTCTCTTCTATCTGAAAAAGATTCTCACCCATAAAAATTAATTGACTCCGTATCATTTCAAAAACTGGAATCCTTTGGGGATTTTCAGAGTTATTCATGGGTCATCAATCTGGAGCAGGTCAAAGATTATAACAACAACGGAAAGGAGGCAGGAGCGTAAGCCTCTATTTTTTTTGAATCTGTATTTTTTTTTGTAAGTCATTTGGGTCAAAGGATACAATCCATTTCCATTTTCCAAAACCACCATGCTCGTTTACTGCCCGACACCACTCGTCTAAAAAGTTCCGTTTAGTTTTGTTCTGTTCGTTGTCCTGTCCCTTTGTTTCAATGATTAAATACGCTCCATTTGTCAGTTTGCAAATGAAATCAGGAAAAAAGCGTCTTACGACTCCTTGATAATTGTAGTAAACCACAAAATTCAAATGGTCGTTTTTAACAAACGATTCTACGACTTTTGATTCATTGATTGTTTTGGCTTCCAGACATTCCCATTTGCTGTCAACTACCACAAAATTGATATGTGATTTACCAAACGCTTCATTGGGTTTGCTTGTCCACCAGGTTCTGATGTCAGTTGTGGAACGGATTGGATTTTCTTTATCGAATACTGGTGTTAATGCCTCTGTGTTAACGACTCGTATTTCATTCCAAATATGTTGAACAACTTTATTCATGTTCAGCATTATCAAAATTCGTTTCCTTGATTCGTCCTCATTGAATAGAGGGTTTTTGATAACGATTTTATTGGAGTAGATAAACTTCTCAATAATGCTAATGAGTTGAATCAAGAATGTTTCTTTGCTTCCTTTCCAGTCAGGTTTTTTCTCTGAATTGTAAATAGTGGATGCAATTCTGAAAATGATGGTTTGCAGTCTGAATATCTCAGCTATCTCTTTTAAGTCAATTTCCGAAAGTGCCGCAGGGTTTGGTTTTCCTGCAATAATCGCAGCCAATTCCGCTTCTGTTATTGAATCATAAGGATCAAGTTCCAATGACTTGACCTTTTCTAAATCCAAAATTAATTGCGGTTTATAGACGTGGTCAATTCGCACCACATTCGGAAAGCTGATTTCATGTTCTGCTTTTTCCTTAACGGGTTTTATTTCAGTTTTTGGTTTTGGCGGTGGCGGTACTACGCCTGTTTCGCCCCCTTCGTGTGGCAAGAACGTGAATGGAACACCGAAAATGTTTACATATTCAGGTTCAAATAAACCATCTTCGCCTACATCATAGGAAGTTCTCCGCAAACCTCTACCTACAACCTGCTCACACAACAACTGGCTGCTGAATGCCCGTAAACCCATAATATGCGTTACGGTTTTTGCATCCCAACCTTCGCTGAGCATTCCAACAGAAATTACATTTTGAATTTGTTCACCGGGCTCTCCAATTTTTCCAACTGCGTAAACCGTTCTTCTTAATAATTCTGCTTGCTGTTTTTTAGTGAGCTTCTTTTCATTTGGAGCATCTTCGGAATCGTCTTCGGGTTCTTCTGCCTCTGATGTTAAGTCTGTCAAAACATCAACTTCATCGGTTTCGGCTTCTGCTTTTTGAAGAATGCTGCTGTCAATCTGTAAAGTCTTCTCAGGATTACACAAATCACCTAAACCTGCAACGGAAAGATTGAAAGCATCTTTGTCAAAAGAGTATTTTATTCTTCCTGATGTGAAAGTGGTGTTGGCAACAGTAATCATCACAGGCGGAATTTTATATCCTGCTTTTTCCCAATCGTCTTTGGTAGCTTGCCAGTCTTTGCCTAATAGCAAATAAGCATTTCTGAGAAGGTCGGGGAGTGGTGTTAATTCATCCACTTTTTGGTTGATGTCGTCTTTCACCGTTTCATCCATGTAGATATGATACAAACGTGAACGTAAATCCTTGTCCACATTTCCATCATCACGAACAACAACTCTTGGTGTTTTTACCAAACCCGCTTCAATGGCATCATTCAAACCAAAGTCTGAAACTATCCACGGAAACAAGGCTTCTTCACTTGCTTTTTTTCCGCTTGGGGCAAAAGGAGTAGCCGACAAATCGAAACAACGTAAAATACCTCTTGCTCTGTGAATCCGGTCAAGTCCGCCAACCCAAACGGTGCTTTCTTCTATATCTTCTTTCTTAACGCCTTTGATTTTGCTCTCGGCTGGAATACGCCATGCGTGGTGTGCTTCATCATTTATTACAATGATGTTTGAAGCGGTTACCATGTCGCCCAATACTTCTTTTACATAGGCTTCATCACTCTTGGCTCCACGTTTATCAACCGATTTTTTCTTGGCAATCTTTTCTTCTGTTTGCCATGCCAAACCATGCCAGTTGATGATTTTAATTTTCCCTTGTCGCAAAGAGTCCATTAGACCCGAAGGCACAATATTGAACTCCTCGTAATAGTTTTCAGGGTCGGTTGGATTCAAAACTGAAAGACGATTGCGAACTGTTAATCCCGGTGCAACGATTAAAACATTTTTTGAAAATCGAGTGTCTTTTCCATTCGCTACTTTGTTCAAAACATTCCACGCAATGAGCTGACTCATCACAATGGTTTTACCTGAACCTGTTGCCATTTTGTTGCACCAACGACTGAACTCACCGCCATCACTCGGAATATCAATTCCTGTTTTGTCTGCTTCCGGTGCTTCGGTCAGCCAAATCAGGGTTTCAATGGCTTCCAATTGGCAAAAGAAAAACCTGCGGTCTTTCCGTTCTTCGGGGTCTTGCCAATGTTGCAAAAGTCGTTTGGTAATGCCTGTAACTCCGGGATAACCATCTTCACGCCACTTTTTAATTCTTGGGCGAATGGTGTTTACCAAATCAATTTCAATGAAGGTGCCGGGATCATCAAACGATTTTGAACTTTCGGAAGCAACCACATATCCTGCCGGTCGCCTTCCCCTTTGAAGTTTAAATTCTCTTGTGTCACGAATGTATTCCCAAAACTGTTGGGGCTCTTCGTAAGGAGAATTGATAATAAGTTTGTCAATTTTTTTCATCAGTATCTAAACACGATTTATTTGATTTCGGGATGGACAGGATTATTGGAAGGTGTTACTAATTTCTTATTAAAAACTCTTTTGAATTCAAGGGATAATCCTCCAAAGTTGATAAGCAATCCATCTGGCATATTGTATGCTTCAAGATAATTTATTGCCTGCGCTTTATGAACTCCTTCTAATTTTTCAATTGCTTTTAATTCAACCATAACGCATTCTTCCACAAAGAAATCAACACGTCTTGTTCCGATATTCTGTTCACGATAATAAATAGGCATCTCTTTTTCTCTTTCAAAAGACAAACTTTGGTATGACATTTCAATTGCCAGCGCTCTTTGATAAATTACTTCCTGAAAACCGTTTCCGAGGGTATTATGCACTTGCATCGCACACCCAATAATTTTTCCTGTTATGTCATTTATGTTTTTTCCCATCCTGTTAATCATTTAATCTTTTTAATCGTGTTCTGACGAATGAGCGATTTCATTTGAGTGATGGCAATGCCGTTCAGTTGCTGCAATCTTTCGCTTTGCTTCAAGCCCTGATGTATTAAAACTGCATTGATGCTTTCCATGTTTGACAGAACAACCAATTGTTCAATCGTGGCTGCATCACGAATATTTCCTTCCGCTTTCGGATTTGTTTCTCTCCATTGTTTTGCTGTCATGCCAAACAAAGCCATGTTCAGCATATCCGCTTCATCTGCATATACAAAATTTATTTTTTCCTTTGATAATGTTTTTGGAATCAAATGTTCTTTGATGGCATCGGTGTGAATGTGGTAATTCACTTTTGCCAAAGTGCGTTGAAGATTCCATTCTAATTTCAGCCGGTCATTCTCATCTGATTTCAGTCGTTGAAATTCTTTGATGATATAAAGTTTGAATTCGATAGAAATCCAGGTTGCAAATTCAAAGGCAATATCTTTATGAGCAAAGGTGCCACCATATCTCCCTGCCTTTGATATTATTCCAATGGCATTTGTTCTCTCTATCCATTGTTTGGGATTTAAGGTGAAGCTGTTTAATCCGGCTTGCTTTCTAAACACATCGAATTCGATGTGTTTAAAATCAGGATTGTATAATTGCTCCCAAAAACCCAACAATTCAATTGTGTTTCTGTTTCTAATCCAGTTTTGAATAATGGTTTCCGTCCTTTCTAAATCCTTATATCGGGCAATGTCGGTAAGTGAAATATAGTCAGATTGCTCATTTTGAAAAATGGCAATCACCGTTCCTTTTACGTTTATGATTTTACTTTTTGCCATGGTTCATTATTTTCTTAACGCATCGAATTCGTCACTTCTAATTACCCCGAATTCGGTGTAATTAGAATTTTCTACGCGGTCGAATTCGACTCCTTTAAATATGGCGAATCTGCCACAGTTAAACCCATCGAATTCGATGGGTTTAGAATTTTTGCTTTCCTCCATCACCATCACAAACGGATAATTTTTAATGACTCAATTCCTCTTGCGTCAATAATTTTAACTGCCACATTTTTTCCTGCTTTAAATGGAAGCGAAATCGTTCCGCCAAAGGCTTCAATTTTTTCTTCATCAATTTCTGCTTTCAGGTTTTTAGCTAAAGTTGCCCATCCTTCTTTGGCTCCTGCCATTGGGAAAAATACTTGTGATGGGAACAAACTTCTTCCGTCATAATCATGGTCAAGCATCCACATAGCAATGTCGCCTTTGCCACCACTGTCAACCGTTCCTGTTTTTGGGTTGTAATAATCAAAACCGTTTACTTCAACGGTGTATTTGCCTTTATCATCTCCCGATTTTACTTCTGTTATTTGCACATCAGGCTGACCAATCAACCAAAAACTTTCGTTGCTGCTGCGTTTCTTTTTCAAATCATCTGTCAGCAAGTCCGCATTCATTTGGGCTTCTAAAAGCGTAATGCCCGGCCAGTTGGTTTCTTCAATGTCTTTTCTTGCTTCTGAATCGAAATGGAAAGCACAGAACAGAATAATTTCAGGTTTTGGTTTTAGTGTTCTTGCTTCTTCCAAAGCCAGTTCTACCATTCGTTGTTCCAATGGTGCATGTTCAGGGCCAAAACAAACCACAACCCGTTTTGGATTGTCCTCCCCTTCGGCTGCACTCAGGGCGGGTTTCGTTTCTGCTTCTGCCTGTAAAAATCGTGTTCCGCTTAATGGTTCCACTCTTGTAAATTCAATCAGTTTGCCGCCTTTGGCCCTAACGCCTGCACGGAGCAATTCATTTCTCCATTCATCTTGCCGCAAGGTTTCGCCACTTCTTGAAATGGAATTGTCGGCTTCCATTGGCATATCGGTGTCTGAGATTGTCGAAGACACTTCATCAAACGATTTGGCAACAGGGGCAGGAACGGCTTCAACGGTAAATGGACCTGTTACTCTGGTTCGCTTGTTGTCAATGAAAGGTTGGTCGTAAAGCGTTTCGGTAGGTGCCGGTTCATTGTTAGCTATGCTTTTTAAAGTAATATGCGGAACCGTTTTGTATTTAAAACCACTGCCTACGCCTTCATGGGGATAGGCCAACTGGAAATAATCAAAATTGGCGGTCATCAGTCTTTGTTTTGCCAAAGTGATAGCTACTCTGGATGTATCACAGGTTATCCATCGCCTTCCATTTTCTTCTGCAACCTTTGCTGTGGTTCCACTTCCGCATGTTATATCAAGAACTAAATCACCTGGGTCAGTTGACATAAGCATACATCTTTCAATGACTTTTGCATTCGTTTGAACAACATAAATTTTTCCCATTCCACTTCCTGTTGCCGTGTCTTGCCAGAAGTTTGAAATTGGATTTACAGGGAAGTCGTCTGCATATCTTATATATGAAAGAGTTGTTCCTGTTTTAGCAATTCTGTCAGCCTTGATTAAGTTTTCTATTCCTTTGTGATTTGTTGCCCAACTTCTCCCTGCTGTAGGATTAAATTTCTCTCCTTCAAATTCTATTGGGAAAATACAACTCTCTGTCCTACCAGACGAAAGTAAAATCTGGTAACGAAAAACTCTAGCACCCTTTGGTAGAAGTGAATGATTTGATTTTTCATCATCGTTTAATTTCCTTTTCTCTCCTTTTATTTCAACATTTGAATAAGCAGCATCATTTTCTATCTCTTTGTCAGAATAAACTTGATGATACTTGAGTGTATCTTTTTTCTTTGCATACCATAAATCATAATCTGAAACTGCTGGTAATCCAGACGCGCCAAGCCCTGCTGTTTTTTTAAATGTGATGAAGGAAACAAAATTCTCACTACCAAACACCTCATCCAATATTTCCCTAACATGATGCACATTCTCATCACTTATCTGCACAAACACACTACCGCTTTCATGTAAAAGTTCTCTTGCCACTAAAAGCCGGTCGCGCAGATAAGTCAGGTAAGAATGAATGCCTAATTCCCAAGTATCTCGAAATGCCTTAACCATTTCAGGCTCTGCCGTTAAGTCCTCATCTTTCCCATCTTTAACATCACGTTTGTTCACAAAGGGCTGAAAGTTGCTTCCATATTTAATTCCATAAGGCGGGTCAAAATATACCATCTGCACTTTGCCGCCCATGCCTTCTTTTTCTAAAAGGCTGTTCATCACCAGCAGGCTGTCGCCTGCAATCAGCCGGTTGCTCCAGTTTTCTTTGTGCTTGTAAAACTCAATGGCTTCACGCAATGGTTTCTTTTCGGTTTCAAACAAACTCAATTGCGTTGGTGCTTCTTCTTCCTTTTTTACGGTTTCGATAATGCGTCTTGGGTCAATGCGTTCATGCACATGCAAGCTCACGGTTGGTACATCAAAATTAGTGTGTTTGGCTTTGCCAGCCCATTGCAGTTGCGGGTCAAGGTGTGGGTCGTATTGGTAGGTTTTCTTCTTAAAGCCGCTCCCGATACTTTCGGGATCGGTGTGTGCATCTACCAGTCCAACAGGCGGGTTGTTTACCCGTTGCTTGTCTTTATGTTCGTATTGCTCAATGGGTTTTTGAGCAGTAGTTTTATTTATCTTTTTTGCCATGTGTATTAAATCAATTTCAATTTGTAAAGGTCGGTCGTAAAGTTATTTTTTAAAACTGATATAATCAAAAGTTACAATTTCCTTTACTTTTCCGGATAAACGAATCAAGCCAAAGGTATTCTTTCTGTTATTTGCAAAAAAGTCACCAATTTTTACGTAAATAGGTTAATTGACGGTTACAAATAGAGCCTCGTTTTAAGAAAATTTTTCTTTAATTTTGCACACTGTGTGCAAAATTTAAGAAAATGGGACGTTAGACGGTATAGGTATAAGGGGGATTACAGGTTTAGTACTGATTTTGTTGTTTTCGTGTGAAAATGTGGGAACTCCAATTCGGAGGACTGAAGACTGGAATCGTGGAGGTAGAATCTTTGCAAATAGGTTTATCTTGTAGGATGAGGTTTTGAGCGTTAGTAGAGTTTTTGAAATTTCGCTTTTAGTGCAGATTTTGCACCTTTCGTGTGAAAATGTGGGAACTCCAATTCGGAGGACTGATGACCGAGGTCTGAGGTCGGAAATAGTGGAGGTAGAATCTTTTGTAAATAGGTGTATCTTTTAGGATGAGGTTTTGAGCGTTAGTAGAGTTTTTGAAATTTCGCGTTTAGTGCAGATTTTGCACCTTTCGTGTGAAAATGTGGGAACTCCAATTCGGAGGTCTGATGACCGAGGTCTGAGGTCGGAAATAGTGGAGGTAGAATCTTTTGTAAATAGGTTTATCTTTTAGGATGAGGTTTTAGTCAACCGTAACGCCTTTCATTAATAATTTTTTCCAATTCTTTCTTGTCTTTTACTGGAACAAGCTCGCCGGACTTTATAGCCTTATCTTTGATCTTTTT containing:
- a CDS encoding SGNH/GDSL hydrolase family protein — translated: MKFRLILHAKNTFFLFFALFLFFSCYKSKDDNFSATALSLVKLGVRKVNIAGDSLSQRSGGFSLSMKLGSGYSVKDFSVSGRTQVEWINDISRVMDPNPDILIVELGTNDAVNSTNTEFISHLNHLLIEVEKRTTAKIILTAIPLTDNPILQERIKQNNTYIRTLKGKYFIADIEAEFEKNKSQFRLYPINDNIHPEPIGYEIMGEVYKSVILGIL
- a CDS encoding glycosyltransferase family 39 protein, with translation MFFSPAHEFYLTGILKTEVLRGLIPGMEKVTLWMPPVYMLYLSGVFHFFSPDIFIARMASSLAALGSAFLLYTFLGQWKISQKKRILIFVLVLTDFLFIKTTHSSRMESLCLFFALGGLNILGKYISEKSFLGMILAGVFFSFSFLSHPFGAVYGVVSLYFLYEKNFFQLKSLIFLLVGFLLPLLVWASYIIPYYDLFLLQFGAQFSRKSELFSTFSQITKIKIIVSSFRFPFVRLFLFFVLGLGLFLYRKNLKSENNGLFQFAVFWLLSILLFLYISSESWYVVYIIPPVAILTGLFFGKKEIIPKGIVFLSIGLNIFILVWVVIQNFIIIDTPKKTNEFYSLIENEIINKNKIYIQSIPDPYFYLKKKFPEKTYLEFIPGELSLPPEYYLDTIKKQEAFLFYNEDLINPNIKKYLSENPNHFERKVIQVDTGNEKELKLETFLYIRK
- a CDS encoding STAS domain-containing protein, which produces MEIKTKKIGKHTLVRLNGRLDITQADEVESQMANDVQSGEGDIVINLESISYISSSGIRIFVGMVRELEKQKRKLKLCAITPPVKKVFDVVELLDLFDVYETEGEAVASLSK
- a CDS encoding tyrosine-type recombinase/integrase, with the protein product MEKRISKLENREKSIETKFYTPCDITRIFSVVKDNYLHRIWLKLLFAYGLTLSELVNIRVRDIDFENNIIKINSSKKMRHRTLPLPKCLYNELKRESNHKSPDDLLFKGRSKEGKIHLRTVQKIFEKLYHFTGMEVSVSKIRRTTAIHLLQCGWEEKSITQLLGHSHLRTTKKLIGSNRKFYLQVDFPIDKILENAA
- a CDS encoding DUF4160 domain-containing protein, whose product is MLFFSGDRVEPKHVHISIAHDYKQSAKVWLEPETKIEMFGKLSERDMNLCLKVISKYKKVFLEMIERKLNNEKVKSIKIRKI
- a CDS encoding transposase is translated as MSRKGNCWDNSVMESFFYTLKLEAVPKEGCSSFEDAKIKLFDYLERYYNRCRKHSAIGYQKPSLMYENFVAKLCPVFQRKITKWVFSLYNHRYSA
- a CDS encoding DEAD/DEAH box helicase family protein, whose protein sequence is MKKIDKLIINSPYEEPQQFWEYIRDTREFKLQRGRRPAGYVVASESSKSFDDPGTFIEIDLVNTIRPRIKKWREDGYPGVTGITKRLLQHWQDPEERKDRRFFFCQLEAIETLIWLTEAPEADKTGIDIPSDGGEFSRWCNKMATGSGKTIVMSQLIAWNVLNKVANGKDTRFSKNVLIVAPGLTVRNRLSVLNPTDPENYYEEFNIVPSGLMDSLRQGKIKIINWHGLAWQTEEKIAKKKSVDKRGAKSDEAYVKEVLGDMVTASNIIVINDEAHHAWRIPAESKIKGVKKEDIEESTVWVGGLDRIHRARGILRCFDLSATPFAPSGKKASEEALFPWIVSDFGLNDAIEAGLVKTPRVVVRDDGNVDKDLRSRLYHIYMDETVKDDINQKVDELTPLPDLLRNAYLLLGKDWQATKDDWEKAGYKIPPVMITVANTTFTSGRIKYSFDKDAFNLSVAGLGDLCNPEKTLQIDSSILQKAEAETDEVDVLTDLTSEAEEPEDDSEDAPNEKKLTKKQQAELLRRTVYAVGKIGEPGEQIQNVISVGMLSEGWDAKTVTHIMGLRAFSSQLLCEQVVGRGLRRTSYDVGEDGLFEPEYVNIFGVPFTFLPHEGGETGVVPPPPKPKTEIKPVKEKAEHEISFPNVVRIDHVYKPQLILDLEKVKSLELDPYDSITEAELAAIIAGKPNPAALSEIDLKEIAEIFRLQTIIFRIASTIYNSEKKPDWKGSKETFLIQLISIIEKFIYSNKIVIKNPLFNEDESRKRILIMLNMNKVVQHIWNEIRVVNTEALTPVFDKENPIRSTTDIRTWWTSKPNEAFGKSHINFVVVDSKWECLEAKTINESKVVESFVKNDHLNFVVYYNYQGVVRRFFPDFICKLTNGAYLIIETKGQDNEQNKTKRNFLDEWCRAVNEHGGFGKWKWIVSFDPNDLQKKIQIQKK